CAGCGAAGCAATGCCGACCGAACCCACATATCCGACCACAAAGTTGAGAAGGAAGCCTGCCCGTGTGCTACGCCTATACAAGGCAGTCGTGACGAAAGCGCTCAACAAAACATGGCCCGGATGCAAGGACCAAAATAGACCATTGGACAGACTACGTGGCATACGTGCATACGTAAAAACAAACATTACCGCGATCCCGGATAAGGTCCCAAGTGCCGTGAATGGCGCATGATGTTTGAGCTCACAAAATACTCTGGCTAACATTGATATGTTCCTACGCTGCACCAGCTCACACTATTGCTACTTTTCGCCATAGAGTTCTTATCTGCTCGGTTATCCCATTATCCACATACTCAGGCATGGGAATTCCATTTACCATCGATTCTACAAATTTCTCAGAAAACGGCAAGTGCGCTATAACCTCGATGTTCTTTCTGCCACAAATATCTTCTATCGAACTGCTGTTATCCAGGTTTATGTCATATTTATTGATGACCACCTTAGTCGGTACTGAAAATTGAGCCGCCACATCTGCGATACGTTCCATATCATGAATTCCAGCAACCGTCGGTTCCGTAACGATGAGTGCAAGATCCACAACTGACAACGAGGCTATTACCGGACAA
The candidate division WOR-3 bacterium genome window above contains:
- a CDS encoding (4Fe-4S)-binding protein — its product is WYVSDTKYGPFAHAKLGIAEANSGRLVTRIRKAAQEIADKERLDYVINDGPPGIGCPVIASLSVVDLALIVTEPTVAGIHDMERIADVAAQFSVPTKVVINKYDINLDNSSSIEDICGRKNIEVIAHLPFSEKFVESMVNGIPMPEYVDNGITEQIRTLWRKVAIV